One stretch of Corynebacterium auriscanis DNA includes these proteins:
- a CDS encoding ABC transporter permease: MIKYLAKKVITWLVVIFLATNLTYFLASLFLDPRSNYVGRRPPLQPEEVNRLLEAQNLSPETPLLERWWTWLSGILFHWDWGNSPIGVPVNGEISYRIWVSAQLLLLATIISVVLGVAVGVYTASRQYKFGDRAWQGISIITMNTHVVVASIAVVAIALKINEASGKRIFYVTGAANPNIEGFFPKLVDTLQHLALPTISLIIISYAGYHMMQRSLLLDNLNADYVRTARAKGLTRGQAIRKHALRTSIIPVATSVAFSVPGIFTGAVMTERIFAWRGMGQYFIETISKNDIHGVVAVAAFGALMVAVSAILADLVVVALDPRVRVS, encoded by the coding sequence ATGATCAAGTACCTAGCCAAGAAAGTAATAACTTGGCTTGTGGTGATTTTTCTCGCCACCAATCTCACCTATTTCCTAGCCTCACTCTTCCTTGACCCCCGATCCAACTACGTAGGGCGGCGCCCTCCCTTGCAACCCGAGGAAGTCAACCGACTTCTAGAAGCGCAAAACCTATCCCCCGAAACACCTCTACTAGAAAGATGGTGGACGTGGCTATCGGGAATTCTGTTCCACTGGGACTGGGGCAACTCGCCCATCGGTGTGCCCGTGAACGGGGAGATTAGTTATCGCATTTGGGTATCAGCCCAGTTATTGCTCCTGGCCACGATCATTTCCGTCGTGCTCGGCGTGGCTGTAGGTGTGTATACCGCATCACGGCAGTACAAGTTCGGCGACCGCGCATGGCAGGGAATATCGATCATCACCATGAACACCCACGTGGTGGTTGCCTCCATTGCTGTGGTCGCTATCGCCCTCAAGATCAATGAGGCATCGGGAAAGCGCATTTTCTACGTCACCGGTGCCGCCAACCCCAATATCGAGGGATTTTTCCCGAAATTAGTGGATACCTTGCAGCACCTTGCGCTACCCACCATCTCACTGATCATCATCAGCTACGCCGGCTACCACATGATGCAGCGTTCCCTGCTGCTCGACAATCTCAACGCGGATTACGTTCGTACCGCACGGGCCAAGGGGCTGACCCGCGGGCAAGCCATTCGGAAACACGCGCTGCGCACGTCCATTATTCCCGTAGCCACATCCGTTGCCTTTTCCGTACCAGGAATCTTCACCGGCGCCGTGATGACTGAGCGCATTTTCGCTTGGCGTGGCATGGGTCAATACTTCATCGAAACAATTTCCAAGAACGACATCCACGGAGTGGTGGCCGTTGCGGCATTCGGCGCACTCATGGTTGCTGTCTCCGCCATCTTGGCCGATCTCGTCGTCGTGGCCCTCGATCCTCGCGTAAGGGTGAGCTAG